In the Mastomys coucha isolate ucsf_1 unplaced genomic scaffold, UCSF_Mcou_1 pScaffold18, whole genome shotgun sequence genome, one interval contains:
- the Nkain1 gene encoding sodium/potassium-transporting ATPase subunit beta-1-interacting protein 1, which yields MGKCSGRCTLVAFCCLQLVAALQRQIFDFLGYQWAPILANFLHIMAVILGIFGTVQYRSRYLILYAAWLVLWVGWNAFIICFYLEVGQLSQDRDFIMTFNTSLHRSWWMENGPGCLVTPVLNSRLALEDHHVISVTGCLLDYPYIEALSSALQIFLALFGFVFACYVSKVFLEEEDSFDFIGGFDSYGYQAPQKTSHLQLQPLYTSG from the exons GTGGCTGCACTCCAGCGGCAGATCTTCGATTTCCTGGGCTACCAGTGGGCTCCCATCCTGGCCAACTTCCTGCATATCATGGCTGTCATCCTGGGCATCTTTGGCACCGTGCAGTATCGGTCCCGGTATCTCATCCTG TACGCAGCCTGGCTCGTACTCTGGGTTGGTTGGAACGCCTTCATCATCTGCTTCTACCTGGAAGTTGGACAGCTATCCCAG GACCGGGACTTCATCATGACCTTCAACACATCCCTGCATCGCTCCTGGTGGATGGAGAATGGTCCAGGCTGCCTGGTGACTCCTGTTCTGAACTCCCGCCTGGCCCTGGAGGACCACCATGTCATCTCGGTCACTGGCTGCCTGCTTGATTATCCTTACATTGAAGCCCTCAGTAGTGCCCTGCAGATCTTCCTAGCT CTGTTCGGATTCGTGTTTGCCTGTTATGTGAGCAAAGTATTCCTGGAAGAGGAGGACAGCT TTGACTTCATCGGTGGCTTTGACTCCTATGGGTACCAGGCGCCGCAGAAGACGTCGCATTTACAGCTGCAGCCTCTGTACAC GTCCGGGTAG